The Stenotrophomonas maltophilia genome segment GCACTACTACGCGGTGTATTTCGCGCTGGCCGTGGTGTGGCTGCGTGCCTCGCCGCGCGTGCTGCTGGCCAGCATCGTGGGCCTGGCGGCCTGTTCGTTCTGGGCGCTGCTGCACTGGAACTACAGCGAAGGCTGGAACTGGCAGACGCTGGAATATGCCGGCCTGTGGCAGTGGCCGGGCGCAGCCCGCAACCTGCTGTTCAATGGCTTCCACCCGTTGATGCCGTGGCTGTGCTTCTTCCTGCTGGGGATGCTGCTGGCACGGCTTCAGTTGTCGCAGCCGCGGGTACAGCATGCATTGCTGGTGCTGGGGCTGCTGCTGATCGGGGCTGGACATGGCGTGCAGCAGCTTGCGCAGGGAACGCCCTGGCAGGTGTGGCTGGGAACGCAGCCGATGCCGCCGGGACCGGCTTATGTGCTTACGGGTGCGGGTGCGGCCTGCAGTGTCATCGCCGCCTGCCTGTGGCTGGCGCGTGTGCGACCGGGTGACTGGTTGGAGCCGTTCACCGCGGCCGGACGCATGACCCTGACCCTGTATGTGGGCCACATCCTGCTGGGCATGGGCACGCTGGAAAGCCTGGGCCTGCTCGATGGCAGCGCGTCGCTCGCATCGGTGCTGCTGTGGGCGCTGCTGTTCCTGATGCTGGCGACGGGCGCGGCCTGGCTATGGTCGTGGCAGTTCGCACGCGGCCCGCTGGAGACGGTGATGCGGCGCATCGCAGGCTAGTTCCCTGGTCGTGCTGAAGCGATGTTGTGACGGACATGTCTGTGCCGCGGCGAACGCATCTGCGATAGTGGTGGCAGGTAACACTTTCTGCTTGCATCCATGTCATTCGCTTCGGCGCAGCATCTCGGCGAAGTCCTGCAACAATCCTATGGCATCACCCCCACCGCCGTGGTGCCACGCCCGGTGGGCGCCGACGCCAATGCCAGCGTGTATCGCGTCGATGCGCGGCACGGGCAGTGGTGGTTGAAATGCCGTACCTACCAGGTCGCCCCAGCGGTGTGGGACAGCCTGCATTGGATGCGCGGCACGCTGGGTATCGATGAGATCGTCGCGCCGTGGCCGGCGTTGACCGGTGGTGCGTCTGTGCAGCGCTGGGGATTGCAGTTCACCCTGTTCCCGTATGTGGAAGGCCAGTCCGGGTTCGAGGCGGCGTTGAGCCGCACGCAGTGGAAACGGCTGGGGGAGGTGCTGCGGCGGCTGCATGGCGCGCAGTTGCCAGCGGAACTGCAGCAGGCACTGCCGATCGTACGGCTGGAAACCGCGGCGCTGGAGACCGTCGGGCAATGGTTGGCCGGCGAGGGCCTGGCGGCTGCGAAGGACGGGCTGGGCCGCGCATTCGTTTCGGTATGGGACCAGCAGCATGCGCGCATCGCGGCGCTGCATGCGCAGGCACGGGAGCTGCTCGCGGCGTTGCAGGACGCGCCGGTAGACCTGCATCTGTGCCACACCGATCTGCATGCCGGCAACCTGCTGATGGGCAATGACGGGGGCCTGCACCTGATCGATTGGGATGGTCTGTCGCTGGCCCCGCGCGAGCGTGACCTGATGTTCATCGGTGCCGCTGTTGGCGGGCGCTGGGGTCGCGAGAATCCACTGGGGTTCGAGGAGGGCTACGGCAGCGACCGCGGTGACCCACGCTGGATCGCCTGGTACCGGCACTGGCGCATTCTGCAGGACCTGATCGAGTTCCAGCAGGTGCTGCTGGGCAGTGACGGAGAGGACCGATCGCCGCAGCTGCGCCGGCAGTCGCTGCACTACCTGGGGGAGCAGTTCGCACCGGGCAATGTGTTCGATGCGGCGGAGCGGGTATATCGCGCGCTGGATCAGGTTCCAGGTCGTTGCCAGGATCGCCCTAGGTAGAGTCGGCTGTTAGTCGACTGCGCTTCGATTGGAACAGGCAAAGCCCGCGCTGCGCGCGGGAGTCGACTAACAGTCGACTCTACCCATGGCCTGTCCATGCACGACCCGTGGCTTGCCCGTGCAGGCCCCATGGCTTGTCCATGCAGATGGTTTTCATTCGGCGGGCTTGGCCGCTGCCGAGGCCGCCGCGCTTGCGGCGCGGCGCGACAACACGGCTTCGCGGTGGGCGATGTAGGCGTTGGCGGCGAGGATGATGCCGGCACCGATGAGCGTCCAGCGATCCACGCTTTCGTTGAACAGCAGCCAGCCGAGCAGCGTTACCAGCGGCAGCTGCAGGAAGCTGATCGGGGTCAGCGCCGAGACTTCACCGAGCCGCAACGCCCGCGTCCACAGCAGCTGGCCGATGGTGCCGAGCACGCCGGTGGCCAGCAGCCACAGCCACGCCACGCCGGTGGGCCAGACCCAGACGAACAGGGCCGGGACCAGCGACAGCGGCACCCAGAACACGTAGGTGTAGAGCACCACGGTGTCGGCGCTGTCGACACGGGTCAGCTGCTTGATCTGGATCGCCACCAATGAGCTGAGCACGGCGGCTGCCACCGCTACCAGGCTGCCGGCGGTGAAGCCGGCGGTACCGGGGCGCACGATCACCAGCACACCGATGAATCCAACCACCACCGCGGCCCAGCGCCGTATACGCACGGTCTCGCCCAGCCACAGCACGGCGGCGATGGTGACGAACAACGGCGTGGAGTACGAGAGGGAAACCGCCTGCGCCAGTGGCAGATGGCCCAGTGCCCAGAACGCGCACAGCATCGAACCCAGGCCAATTGCACTGCGCACGAAATAACGCGGCAGCTGCTGCGTTTTCAGTGGTGCATGGCCGGGGCGCAGCAGCATCGGCAGCAACGCGAGCAGGCCAAAGGCATTGCGAAAGAACGCCACTTCCTGGGTTGGTACGTACCGGGTGGCGTAGCGGATGGCGACGGCCATCAGGCCGAATGCCATCGTGCTGCCGAGCATCAGCAGCGCCGCCCGCATCGGGGTGGCGCTGGGGGAGAGGGCGGGGGTGTTCACCACTGTGCGCCGAGCAGGCGGGGCTCCGGTTCGATCGGCACGCCGAACTTCTCCAGCACTGAAGCGGAGATGCGTCGCGCCAGCGCCAGCAGTTCAGCACCGCTGGCATTGCCATGGTTGACCAGTACCAGCGCGTGGCTGGGGGCCACGCCGGCATCGCCTTCGCGGAAGCCCTTCCAGCCGCAGGACTCGATCATCCATGCCGCCGAGACCTTGCGCTTGTCGTCCTGCTCGGCCGGGAACACGGGCAGGTCGGGGAAGTGCTGCAGCAGCACGTCGACCTGTTCCAGCGGCAGCACCGGGTTCTTGAAGAAACTGCCGGCGTTGCCCAGCACATCCGGGTCGGGCAGCTTGCGGCGGCGGATCGCGATCACCGCGTTGGCCACGTCCACCGCGCTCGGCAGCTCCACGCCCTGTGCCTGCAGTTCCTCGCGGATGCCGGCATAGTCCATGCGCAGGTCGTGCAGCAGCGGCAACTTCAGTTCGATGGCGGTGATCAGGTAGCGGTCCATCTGCTGCTTGAACACGCTGTCGCGGTAGGTGAAGCGACACTGCTCGTTGTCCAGCCGTACCCAGGTTTGTTCCTGGCAGTCCCAGGCCTCGACCGCCTGGATGAACTCGCCGACCTGCGCACCGTAGGCGCCGATGTTCTGGATCGGCGCGGCACCGGCGGTGCCGGGAATCAGGGCCAGGTTCT includes the following:
- a CDS encoding aminoglycoside phosphotransferase family protein, with the translated sequence MSFASAQHLGEVLQQSYGITPTAVVPRPVGADANASVYRVDARHGQWWLKCRTYQVAPAVWDSLHWMRGTLGIDEIVAPWPALTGGASVQRWGLQFTLFPYVEGQSGFEAALSRTQWKRLGEVLRRLHGAQLPAELQQALPIVRLETAALETVGQWLAGEGLAAAKDGLGRAFVSVWDQQHARIAALHAQARELLAALQDAPVDLHLCHTDLHAGNLLMGNDGGLHLIDWDGLSLAPRERDLMFIGAAVGGRWGRENPLGFEEGYGSDRGDPRWIAWYRHWRILQDLIEFQQVLLGSDGEDRSPQLRRQSLHYLGEQFAPGNVFDAAERVYRALDQVPGRCQDRPR
- a CDS encoding DUF418 domain-containing protein, with the protein product MSAVDRRLHGLDLARYLALAGMVLVNFRLAMAVPAEGAGWLAGFFHFLEGKASATFVTLAGLGLVLATQRQGGWPASVQTWRRALFLMVLGLLNLTLFPADILHYYAVYFALAVVWLRASPRVLLASIVGLAACSFWALLHWNYSEGWNWQTLEYAGLWQWPGAARNLLFNGFHPLMPWLCFFLLGMLLARLQLSQPRVQHALLVLGLLLIGAGHGVQQLAQGTPWQVWLGTQPMPPGPAYVLTGAGAACSVIAACLWLARVRPGDWLEPFTAAGRMTLTLYVGHILLGMGTLESLGLLDGSASLASVLLWALLFLMLATGAAWLWSWQFARGPLETVMRRIAG
- the murB gene encoding UDP-N-acetylmuramate dehydrogenase: MDTVDGNAPLRWTLTRNAPLQALNTFHVQASAAQLLELHDAALLPEVLALPEVASGPLLVLGAGSNVLIAEDLPGTVLVFGNRDISFLEHRADHAVIRAGAGVPWHGLVMWSLQEGLSGLENLALIPGTAGAAPIQNIGAYGAQVGEFIQAVEAWDCQEQTWVRLDNEQCRFTYRDSVFKQQMDRYLITAIELKLPLLHDLRMDYAGIREELQAQGVELPSAVDVANAVIAIRRRKLPDPDVLGNAGSFFKNPVLPLEQVDVLLQHFPDLPVFPAEQDDKRKVSAAWMIESCGWKGFREGDAGVAPSHALVLVNHGNASGAELLALARRISASVLEKFGVPIEPEPRLLGAQW
- a CDS encoding DMT family transporter gives rise to the protein MRAALLMLGSTMAFGLMAVAIRYATRYVPTQEVAFFRNAFGLLALLPMLLRPGHAPLKTQQLPRYFVRSAIGLGSMLCAFWALGHLPLAQAVSLSYSTPLFVTIAAVLWLGETVRIRRWAAVVVGFIGVLVIVRPGTAGFTAGSLVAVAAAVLSSLVAIQIKQLTRVDSADTVVLYTYVFWVPLSLVPALFVWVWPTGVAWLWLLATGVLGTIGQLLWTRALRLGEVSALTPISFLQLPLVTLLGWLLFNESVDRWTLIGAGIILAANAYIAHREAVLSRRAASAAASAAAKPAE